A genomic window from Engraulis encrasicolus isolate BLACKSEA-1 chromosome 14, IST_EnEncr_1.0, whole genome shotgun sequence includes:
- the LOC134463503 gene encoding fibrous sheath CABYR-binding protein-like — MRTLQCLLLLLLGIQLCVGAPFSRVEREAHGADVGVELIGIAKDAPDDTPVAEEPAPEPAPEEEPAAPPPEPAPKPKPAPKPASKPVRKTVRKTVAKPKPAPVPVPEPVPEPLPEPVPEEPAAPVEPAAPEEPAPVEPAAPVEPAPEEPAAPVEPAPEEPAAAVEPAPEEPAAAVEPAPEEPAAAVEPAAPEEPAAPPPEPAPAPKPASKPAPKPARKTVRKTVRKTVAKPKPAPAPVPEPVPEPVPEEEPAAPVEAAPEEPAAPVEEPVAEDPPAAEEPVAEDPPAAEEPVAEEAVVVEEAVAEEEAAPEEPVVVVAEPDAEPAAEEQVAEEAEAVAEEAVVAEEAAGEIVVEEAVAEEPAAPEEPVVEAVVAPEEAAEEAEEAPAEAEAEAEAEVVVAEEAPAEEEAAPVEEEAAAPEEVVEEAIEAEDAAIVAAEPEEEEVPAEEAAVEEEAEEEEEAEAETEEVDVVAAEAEEEAAPEESEAEAEEEAAEEEEEEAAEVEEEAAEAEEDAEAAIAVETEEEEAEAPEEEEEEAEAAPEEEEDAEEEAEPETEEDAEAAVAMETEEEEEAALEDEEEEAEEEAEEEAEEEEAGEEEDVAAVIPAEEEEAEGEDAVEEEELEEEVVEEEAAEDEEAAVIPEVEEEEEAAEEEEEAEEEEIAPIPVDEAEEEPAPAEEEPEAPVEEELAPEEEPAPEEPAPEEPVDEEPVEEEPVPEAEPAPEEPAAPDCPGCPNCPTEAEAVVVVEEVVEEVVVETVAAEPAVEEEETLTMEQEAEEVKSGGVSRGLLLGCAFIGLLSLMAVGTVGRVVSNKLH; from the coding sequence gtCGGGTGGAGAGAGAGGCTCATGGAGCGGATGTTGGCGTGGAGCTGATTGGCATTGCTAAGGACGCACCTGATGACACACCGGTAGCAGAGGAACCGGCACCTGAACCAGCACCAGAGGAAGAACCAGCAGCACCTCCACCGGAACCAGCACCAAAACCAAAACCAGCACCAAAACCAGCATCAAAACCGGTACGAAAAACAGTACGAAAAACAGTAGCAAAACCAAAACCAGCACCAGTACCAGTGCCAGAACCGGTACCAGAACCGTTACCAGAACCAGTACCAGAGGAACCAGCAGCACCAGTAGAACCAGCAGCACCTGAGGAACCAGCACCAGTAGAACCAGCAGCGCCAGTAGAACCAGCACCTGAGGAACCAGCAGCGCCAGTAGAACCAGCACCTGAGGAACCAGCAGCGGCAGTAGAACCAGCACCTGAGGAACCAGCAGCGGCAGTAGAACCAGCACCTGAGGAACCAGCAGCGGCAGTAGAACCAGCAGCACCAGAGGAACCAGCAGCACCTCCACCagaaccagcaccagcaccaaaaCCAGCATCAAAACCAGCACCAAAACCAGCACGAAAAACAGTACGAAAAACAGTACGAAAAACAGTAGCAAAACCaaaaccagcaccagcaccagtacCAGAACCGGTACCAGAACCAGTACCAGAGGAAGAACCAGCAGCACCAGTAGAAGCGGCACCTGAGGAACCAGCAGCACCAGTAGAAGAACCAGTTGCCGAGGATCCACCAGCAGCAGAGGAACCAGTTGCCGAGGATCCACCAGCAGCAGAGGAACCAGTTGCTGAGGAGGCTGTTGTCGTAGAAGAAGCGGTTGCCGAGGAAGAAGCTGCCCCAGAGGAACCCGTTGTGGTCGTGGCAGAACCTGATGCAGAACCAGCAGCTGAAGAACAAGTTGCAGAGGAGGCTGAAGCTGTTGCCGAGGAAGCTGTTGTCGCAGAGGAAGCTGCTGGGGAGATTGTTGTCGAGGAAGCCGTTGCCGAGGAACCAGCTGCCCCAGAGGAACCTGTTGTGGAGGCCGTTGTAGCACCAGAAGAGGCCgctgaggaggcggaggaggcacCTGCTGAAGCTGAGGCTGAAGCTGAGGCTGAAGTGGTGGTGGCAGAAGAAGCTCCAGCTGAGGAGGAGGCCGCCCCTGTGGAGGAGGAAGCAGCAGCTCCAGAGGAAGTTGTGGAGGAGGCCATAGAAGCTGAGGATGCTGCAATCGTAGCAGCagaaccagaggaggaggaggtacccGCAGAGGAGGCGGCagtggaggaagaggcagaggaggaggaggaggctgaagcAGAGACTGAAGAAGTTGATGTTGTAGCAGCAGAGGCTGAAGAAGAGGCAGCTCCTGAGGAATCAGAAGCTGAAGCTGAAGAGGAGGCtgccgaggaggaggaagaggaagctgccgaagtggaggaggaagctgCAGAAGCAGAGGAGGACGCAGAGGCCGCCATAGCCGtggaaacagaggaggaggaagctgaggctcctgaagaggaggaggaggaagctgagGCCGctccagaggaggaagaggatgctgAGGAGGAAGCAGAGCCTGAGACAGAGGAGGACGCGGAGGCCGCAGTAGCCAtggaaacagaggaggaggaggaagcagctttagaggatgaggaggaggaagctgaggaggaggctgaggaggaggctgaggaggaggaagctggagaggaagaggatgttgCTGCTGTCATACcggctgaggaagaggaggcagaaggtgaggatgctgtggaggaggaggagttggaggaggaggtggtggaagaggaggctGCAGAGGATGAGGAGGCGGCAGTGATCCctgaagtagaagaagaagaggaggcagcagaggaggaagaggaggcagaggaggaggagatagctCCTATCCCTGTGGACGAAGCAGAGGAGGAACCAGCACCTGCAGAGGAGGAACCAGAGGCTCCTGTGGAGGAGGAACTGGCACCAGAAGAGGAACCGGCACCAGAAGAACCAGCACCAGAGGAACCAGTAGACGAAGAACCAGTAGAAGAAGAACCAGTTCCTGAGGCAGAACCTGCTCCTGAGGAGCCAGCAGCTCCAGACTGCCCCGGGTGCCCAAACTGCCCGACAGAAGCAGAAGccgtggtggtggtagaggaggtggtggaggaggtggtggtggagactgTGGCAGCTGAGCCAgccgtagaggaggaggagactctTACCATGGAgcaggaggcagaggaggtgaaatcag